The proteins below are encoded in one region of Desulfobacterales bacterium:
- the cydB gene encoding cytochrome d ubiquinol oxidase subunit II, which yields MFSFEGFLDLPLIWYGLIGTAIFLYVLLDGFDLGVGILFPFAPTDKCRDRMMNSVAPFWDGNETWLVLGGGGLLAAFPLAYAVIMPALYIPVIAMLLGLIFRGVAFEFRFKAEENTRRIWDYSFHFGSLLAAFMQGVIVGAVVQGIEVSGRSFAGGTFDWLNAYSLMTGVAVIFGYALLGGTWLVMKTEDETQAWARKTAAYTLWYQAIFLAVVSISMPIMNADIRELWFSLPNFFFLAPIPILSLILLIIIWRDLHNGNEYRPFFLSFGLFFTGYIGLAISLWPYIVPFEITYTEAAAAPESQSLLLVGTVILLPVILGYVAYCYYLFRGKASHEHEGAY from the coding sequence ATGTTTAGTTTTGAAGGATTTCTGGATCTCCCCTTGATCTGGTACGGATTGATTGGGACAGCGATTTTCCTTTATGTTTTGCTGGATGGGTTTGATCTGGGCGTGGGGATTTTGTTTCCCTTTGCCCCCACCGACAAATGCCGCGACCGCATGATGAACTCCGTGGCCCCTTTCTGGGACGGCAATGAGACCTGGCTGGTGCTTGGCGGCGGCGGGCTTTTGGCCGCCTTCCCGCTGGCCTATGCCGTCATCATGCCCGCGCTTTATATACCGGTCATTGCGATGCTGCTGGGCTTGATTTTCCGGGGGGTGGCGTTTGAATTCCGTTTCAAGGCCGAAGAGAATACCCGCCGAATCTGGGACTACTCCTTTCATTTCGGTTCTCTTCTGGCGGCCTTTATGCAGGGCGTGATCGTCGGCGCCGTGGTTCAGGGCATCGAGGTCTCGGGCCGGAGTTTTGCGGGGGGCACATTTGACTGGTTAAACGCCTACAGCCTGATGACCGGGGTGGCGGTTATTTTCGGATATGCGCTGCTGGGCGGCACATGGCTGGTGATGAAAACCGAGGACGAAACTCAGGCCTGGGCCCGTAAAACCGCCGCCTACACCCTCTGGTACCAGGCAATCTTTCTGGCCGTCGTAAGTATCAGCATGCCCATCATGAATGCCGATATCCGGGAGCTCTGGTTCAGCCTCCCGAACTTCTTTTTTCTGGCGCCCATCCCGATTCTCAGTCTGATTCTGTTGATTATTATCTGGCGCGACCTGCACAACGGCAATGAATATCGCCCGTTTTTTTTGAGTTTTGGCCTGTTTTTTACCGGCTATATCGGCCTGGCGATCAGTCTGTGGCCGTATATAGTGCCGTTTGAGATAACTTACACCGAGGCGGCGGCTGCGCCCGAATCCCAGTCCCTTCTGCTGGTGGGAACGGTAATTCTTCTGCCGGTGATACTCGGCTATGTGGCCTATTGTTATTATCTCTTCCGCGGAAAAGCGAGCCATGAGCACGAAGGCGCCTACTGA
- a CDS encoding cytochrome ubiquinol oxidase subunit I, giving the protein MFENLDPTLLARIQFAFTVSFHIIFPAFTIGLASWLAVLEWRWLRTGKQVYAEVYKMWVKIFAVTFGMGVVSGVVLSFQFGTNWSVFSDAGGNILGPLLGYEVLTAFFLEASFLGVMLFGWNRVSPKMHFAATLIVALGTLTSAFWILSANSWMHTPAGFRVGAEGLLFPANWLEIIFNPSFPYRFIHMVTAAYLTTAFTVAGIGSYYLWRNRHIQHARVMVGMAMIMAIFVAPLQLLFGDMHGLNTFEYQPAKVAAMEGLWETTTGAPLVLFGWPDGQTETTKYAIEIPKLSSLILTHSFDGEVKGLKAWPKEDRPPAALVFWTFRIMVGLGVLMIVTGLAAIVLYLRKRLFDSRLFQLWCMALTPAGFIAVLAGWFVTEVGRQPWIVQGLMRTQDAASPVVGTSVAISLAAFIVVYVFVFGAGSYYILKLIGKGPETEDEPYGAHGMKEPPLVTSGARKKGGRHV; this is encoded by the coding sequence ATGTTTGAAAATCTGGATCCCACCTTGTTGGCGCGCATTCAGTTTGCATTTACCGTTTCGTTCCACATTATTTTTCCGGCATTTACCATCGGTCTGGCCAGCTGGCTGGCGGTGCTGGAATGGCGGTGGCTTCGAACCGGAAAACAGGTTTATGCCGAAGTTTATAAAATGTGGGTCAAAATCTTTGCCGTTACCTTCGGTATGGGCGTTGTCTCCGGCGTGGTGCTGTCCTTCCAGTTCGGCACCAACTGGTCCGTCTTCTCTGATGCCGGGGGAAATATTTTAGGACCCCTGCTGGGCTATGAGGTCTTGACGGCTTTCTTTTTAGAAGCCTCGTTTTTAGGGGTGATGCTTTTCGGCTGGAACCGGGTGAGCCCCAAGATGCATTTCGCGGCCACGCTGATTGTCGCCCTGGGCACCCTGACCTCGGCATTCTGGATTCTCTCGGCCAATTCCTGGATGCATACGCCGGCCGGCTTTCGGGTGGGCGCAGAGGGCCTTCTGTTTCCGGCCAACTGGCTTGAAATTATATTTAATCCATCCTTTCCCTACCGCTTTATTCACATGGTGACCGCCGCCTATCTGACGACAGCCTTCACTGTGGCGGGGATCGGGTCCTATTACTTGTGGCGGAACCGGCATATACAGCATGCCCGGGTAATGGTCGGCATGGCCATGATCATGGCCATCTTTGTAGCACCGCTGCAGCTCTTGTTCGGGGATATGCACGGCCTGAACACGTTCGAGTACCAGCCCGCCAAGGTAGCCGCCATGGAGGGGCTGTGGGAGACCACCACCGGCGCCCCGCTGGTCCTTTTCGGATGGCCGGACGGGCAAACAGAAACCACCAAGTATGCCATCGAAATCCCCAAGCTCTCCAGCTTGATTCTCACCCACAGCTTTGACGGCGAGGTCAAGGGCCTGAAAGCCTGGCCGAAGGAAGACCGCCCCCCGGCCGCGCTGGTCTTCTGGACATTTCGGATCATGGTGGGACTGGGAGTTTTAATGATTGTCACGGGCTTGGCCGCGATTGTCCTTTACCTAAGAAAACGCCTGTTTGACAGCCGTTTGTTTCAGCTATGGTGCATGGCGCTGACCCCTGCCGGATTTATCGCGGTGCTCGCCGGGTGGTTTGTCACCGAAGTCGGCCGCCAGCCCTGGATCGTGCAGGGCCTGATGCGGACCCAGGATGCCGCATCCCCGGTTGTGGGGACCTCTGTGGCCATTTCACTGGCGGCGTTTATTGTCGTCTATGTTTTCGTGTTCGGGGCCGGCAGTTACTATATTCTGAAGCTGATCGGCAAAGGGCCGGAAACAGAAGATGAACCCTATGGCGCCCACGGGATGAAGGAGCCGCCGCTTGTGACCAGTGGGGCCCGCAAAAAAGGAGGCCGTCATGTTTAG
- the aceA gene encoding isocitrate lyase, which yields MTKTINEEAVELEDRLSCHFINNDEIEALAQSWKTDPRWEGIERPYTASDVLNLRGTLHVEYSYAKAGALRLWRLLHSENFIPALGALTGNQAVQQVEAGLKAIYVSGWQVAADNNLAEEMYPDQSLYPSNSVPSVVRRINNAFKRADQIKVLDCRESAPYWYAPIVADAEAGFGGPLNAFELMKFMIDAGAAGVHFEDQLASAKKCGHMGGKVLVPTREFINKLVSARLAADICGVPTILVARTDADAAKLITSDIDERDRPFIISKERSDEGYHWVQPGVESAIARGLSYAPYADMVWCETSEPDLEQAKKFAEGIRSEFPDKLLSYNCSPSFNWKAHMDDAAIAKFQRELGAMGYKFQFVTLAGFHTLNLGMFDLAKSYKDEGMLAYSRFQQKEFADEEKSGYRAITHQAFVGTGYFDRVLNTITSGKSATGAMADSTETAQFKKKKDD from the coding sequence ATGACAAAGACCATAAATGAAGAGGCGGTTGAGCTTGAAGACAGACTTTCCTGCCATTTTATTAACAACGATGAAATTGAGGCGCTGGCGCAGTCCTGGAAAACAGACCCCCGATGGGAAGGCATTGAGCGGCCCTATACCGCAAGCGATGTCTTAAACCTCCGGGGCACCCTGCACGTGGAATACTCCTACGCCAAGGCTGGCGCGCTTCGGCTTTGGCGTCTGCTTCACAGCGAAAACTTCATTCCCGCCCTGGGCGCGTTAACCGGCAACCAGGCGGTCCAGCAGGTGGAGGCCGGGCTTAAGGCCATTTATGTAAGCGGCTGGCAGGTGGCGGCGGACAACAACCTGGCTGAAGAGATGTATCCGGACCAGAGCCTGTATCCCTCAAACAGCGTTCCCTCCGTGGTCCGGCGCATCAATAATGCCTTTAAGCGGGCGGACCAGATCAAGGTGCTGGACTGCCGGGAAAGCGCCCCCTACTGGTATGCGCCGATCGTTGCCGATGCCGAGGCGGGCTTCGGCGGCCCGTTAAACGCCTTTGAACTGATGAAATTTATGATCGATGCAGGCGCCGCAGGCGTTCATTTCGAGGACCAGCTGGCATCCGCCAAAAAATGCGGGCATATGGGCGGCAAAGTCCTGGTCCCCACCCGGGAGTTTATTAACAAGCTGGTTTCCGCAAGGCTCGCGGCGGATATTTGCGGCGTCCCGACAATCTTGGTGGCCCGCACGGACGCGGATGCGGCCAAGCTGATCACCAGCGACATCGACGAGCGGGACCGGCCGTTTATTATCAGCAAAGAGCGCTCCGACGAGGGCTACCACTGGGTGCAGCCCGGCGTGGAGTCCGCCATTGCCCGGGGGCTTTCCTATGCCCCGTATGCGGATATGGTGTGGTGCGAAACGTCGGAGCCGGACCTTGAGCAGGCGAAAAAGTTTGCCGAAGGCATCCGGTCCGAATTCCCGGATAAGCTGCTCAGCTACAACTGCTCGCCCTCATTTAACTGGAAGGCGCACATGGATGACGCCGCCATTGCCAAATTCCAGCGGGAGCTTGGGGCCATGGGCTATAAATTCCAGTTCGTGACCCTTGCCGGATTTCACACCCTGAACCTGGGCATGTTCGATCTTGCCAAGAGCTACAAGGATGAGGGGATGCTGGCCTATTCCCGGTTTCAGCAGAAGGAATTTGCGGATGAGGAAAAAAGCGGCTACCGCGCGATTACGCACCAGGCATTTGTGGGCACCGGCTATTTCGACCGGGTGCTGAACACCATCACCAGCGGCAAATCAGCCACCGGCGCCATGGCCGATTCAACCGAAACCGCGCAGTTTAAAAAGAAAAAAGACGACTGA
- the aceB gene encoding malate synthase A, translating to MAESTQAGGIDIKAPAEDAFKEILTPEALDFVAALAREFDERRHSILEGRKKVQAEIDNRKFPGFPEETREIRESDWKCAPVPADLQDRRVEITGPVDRKMVINALNSGSKTYMADFEDANTPTWENCINGQINLRDAVNRNIDFTSPEGKHYQLIDNPATLIVRPRGWHLNEKHMLVDGKPVAGGIFDFGLFFFHNAKTLLDKGSGPYFYLPKFESYLEARLWNDIFVRAQDLLGVPQGSIKATVLIETILASFQMNEIIYELKDHMAGLNCGRWDYIFSFIKRFKNIPEYLFPDRSQITMTRHCMHSYSLLAIHTCHRRGVHAIGGMAAQIPRKDDPEANEAAIQKVREDKIREANDGHDGTWVAHPGLVGLAVEEFDKNMPKPNQIDKLREDIRVTEDDLLKLPGGTITEQGLRNNVSVGVQYLASWLSGTGCVPINFLMEDAATAEIARTQIWQWVHHPKAKLAEGPEVTMELFRQIKNEELENIKQRIGADAYNSGHYEKAAGLLTEIIENPELEEFLTLRAYEYID from the coding sequence ATGGCTGAATCCACTCAAGCAGGCGGCATAGACATCAAAGCCCCGGCAGAAGACGCGTTCAAGGAAATTCTGACCCCGGAGGCCCTCGATTTCGTGGCAGCGCTCGCCCGGGAGTTTGATGAGCGCCGGCACAGCATCCTGGAAGGCAGAAAAAAAGTCCAGGCGGAAATCGACAATCGCAAATTTCCGGGGTTTCCGGAGGAGACCCGGGAGATTCGGGAAAGCGACTGGAAATGCGCGCCGGTGCCGGCCGATCTCCAGGACCGGCGGGTGGAAATCACCGGCCCGGTGGACCGGAAAATGGTGATTAATGCCTTAAACTCCGGATCCAAAACCTACATGGCCGACTTTGAAGACGCCAATACCCCGACCTGGGAAAACTGCATCAACGGCCAGATCAACCTGCGGGATGCGGTGAACCGCAACATCGATTTTACCTCGCCCGAGGGCAAGCACTATCAGCTGATCGACAATCCGGCCACACTGATCGTCCGGCCCCGGGGCTGGCATCTGAACGAAAAACATATGCTGGTTGACGGAAAACCCGTGGCCGGCGGCATTTTCGACTTTGGCCTGTTCTTCTTTCACAACGCGAAAACCCTGCTGGACAAGGGCAGCGGCCCGTATTTCTACCTCCCGAAGTTTGAAAGCTACCTGGAGGCCAGGCTCTGGAACGATATTTTTGTGCGCGCCCAGGATCTGCTGGGTGTTCCGCAGGGATCCATCAAGGCCACGGTCCTGATCGAGACCATCCTGGCCTCTTTCCAGATGAACGAGATCATCTACGAACTTAAAGACCACATGGCCGGGCTAAACTGCGGCCGCTGGGATTACATCTTCAGTTTTATCAAGCGGTTTAAAAATATCCCGGAGTACCTGTTTCCGGATCGGTCCCAGATCACCATGACCCGGCACTGCATGCATTCCTATTCCCTTTTGGCCATTCACACCTGCCACCGCCGGGGGGTTCATGCCATCGGCGGCATGGCCGCCCAGATCCCCAGAAAAGATGATCCGGAAGCCAATGAGGCGGCGATTCAAAAGGTCCGGGAGGATAAAATCCGCGAGGCCAATGACGGTCATGACGGCACCTGGGTGGCCCATCCGGGACTGGTGGGCCTGGCCGTGGAGGAATTCGACAAGAACATGCCGAAGCCCAATCAGATCGACAAACTGCGGGAGGATATCCGGGTGACCGAAGATGACCTGCTGAAACTGCCCGGCGGCACGATTACGGAGCAGGGGCTGCGAAATAATGTCAGCGTGGGGGTCCAGTACCTGGCCTCATGGCTTTCCGGCACCGGCTGTGTACCCATCAATTTTTTGATGGAAGATGCGGCCACCGCGGAAATCGCCCGAACCCAGATCTGGCAGTGGGTGCATCATCCAAAGGCAAAGCTGGCCGAAGGCCCGGAAGTGACCATGGAGCTCTTCCGGCAGATCAAAAACGAGGAGCTGGAAAATATTAAGCAGCGGATCGGCGCGGACGCATATAACAGCGGCCATTATGAAAAGGCCGCCGGACTTTTGACCGAAATTATAGAAAATCCGGAGCTGGAGGAGTTTTTGACTTTACGCGCCTATGAATATATTGATTAA
- a CDS encoding OmpW family outer membrane protein, producing MKSKTNPTKLIILLATIALLFGGAFTVYAESDVPLTIRVRGLGILTDVDSDPIKPLLEGEANVDNSVGAEIDFTYFFTENIASELVLGVAQHNVSARDTNIGAVLGTEQKDFDLGDVWLIPPTLTLQYHFMPDAKIRPYVGAGLNYTIFFEENEGLFVNDTSYDNSFGYALQAGVDIGITEKFAFNIDLKKLYLETEAEVKALGETFKTDVDIDPWLLGFGIAYRF from the coding sequence ATGAAAAGTAAAACCAATCCCACCAAACTCATTATCTTACTGGCTACAATTGCTTTACTGTTTGGAGGGGCATTCACTGTCTATGCGGAAAGTGATGTGCCGCTGACCATTCGCGTCCGGGGGCTCGGAATTTTAACGGATGTGGACAGTGATCCTATTAAACCCTTGCTGGAAGGCGAAGCCAATGTAGACAATTCCGTCGGTGCTGAAATTGATTTCACGTATTTCTTTACAGAGAATATTGCCTCTGAATTAGTGCTCGGTGTCGCCCAGCATAACGTAAGCGCCAGAGATACAAATATAGGGGCTGTACTAGGAACTGAACAAAAAGATTTTGATTTGGGTGACGTCTGGCTGATCCCTCCCACACTGACCCTACAGTATCATTTTATGCCGGACGCCAAAATTCGGCCCTATGTAGGGGCCGGTCTCAATTACACCATTTTCTTTGAAGAAAACGAGGGATTATTCGTAAATGATACCAGTTATGACAATAGCTTCGGTTATGCGCTCCAAGCGGGTGTAGATATTGGGATCACCGAAAAATTTGCATTTAATATCGATCTCAAAAAATTGTACTTAGAAACCGAGGCTGAAGTAAAAGCGCTGGGAGAAACTTTTAAAACCGACGTAGACATCGACCCCTGGCTGCTTGGCTTCGGCATTGCCTATCGGTTCTAA
- a CDS encoding ferritin family protein, with amino-acid sequence MKEKTKENVYTAFIGEAKAYFRLLAYAEKAEEEEVPQIALLFRAIAEAERVHANRHMNLVKDLIVKDTDTNLKNSFKREKSISENEYPEFIKAAEEEGEQAAAMTFSQARDAEAYHAKLYERAIYHVIRDETKAYHVCQVCGYVTSTKLPDKCPICGAPKEKFKTIEAD; translated from the coding sequence ATGAAGGAGAAAACAAAGGAGAATGTCTATACCGCGTTTATCGGGGAGGCAAAGGCCTATTTCAGGCTGCTGGCCTATGCAGAAAAAGCCGAAGAGGAGGAGGTGCCCCAAATTGCGCTTCTGTTTCGGGCGATTGCCGAGGCAGAGCGGGTGCATGCCAACCGGCATATGAATCTGGTCAAGGATTTAATCGTAAAGGATACGGATACGAACCTGAAAAATTCCTTCAAGCGCGAGAAATCAATCAGCGAGAATGAATATCCCGAGTTCATCAAGGCGGCTGAAGAAGAGGGGGAGCAGGCGGCGGCCATGACATTCAGCCAGGCCCGGGACGCGGAAGCTTATCATGCCAAGCTTTATGAGCGCGCCATTTATCATGTGATCCGGGATGAAACCAAGGCCTATCATGTCTGCCAGGTCTGCGGCTATGTGACCAGTACCAAACTACCGGATAAATGTCCGATCTGCGGAGCCCCGAAGGAAAAATTTAAAACCATTGAGGCTGATTGA
- a CDS encoding four helix bundle protein, which translates to MFCIQIEIAIGIGIEKNMTLGREKLDVYRLSIGYVAWIYEKTDSLNGVHRPARDQWLRASQSIPLNIAEGNGKTAEADRRRYFEIARGSALECAAIQDVLVVGKALDKMESRNRKDELDRMAAMLSRLGGRGYQVREDQEVYSIDFDPDFDPDSDFDPDFDPDFDPDNAENESQP; encoded by the coding sequence TTGTTCTGTATCCAAATCGAAATCGCTATCGGGATCGGGATCGAAAAAAATATGACCCTTGGACGTGAAAAACTGGACGTCTATCGCCTTTCAATAGGCTACGTTGCATGGATTTACGAGAAGACCGACAGCCTGAACGGAGTCCATCGGCCCGCCCGGGATCAATGGCTTCGGGCCAGCCAGTCGATACCGCTCAATATCGCCGAAGGTAATGGCAAGACCGCGGAAGCCGACCGAAGGCGTTATTTCGAAATCGCTCGTGGCTCCGCGCTTGAGTGCGCGGCGATTCAAGATGTGCTGGTTGTCGGCAAGGCGCTGGACAAGATGGAAAGCCGGAACCGCAAGGATGAACTCGACCGTATGGCCGCGATGCTCAGCCGTCTCGGCGGAAGAGGATACCAAGTTCGAGAGGATCAGGAAGTCTACAGCATCGATTTCGATCCCGATTTCGATCCCGATAGCGATTTCGATCCCGATTTCGATCCCGATTTCGATCCCGATAACGCAGAAAACGAATCCCAACCTTAG
- the aceK gene encoding bifunctional isocitrate dehydrogenase kinase/phosphatase, whose product MPPDARFFAEYLLKAFDAYHETFKAITRKAGERFRNADWQGIRTDAVERLQIYSRTVDRTVAEINNMIGDTGPDEAAWRAVKTEFIEIIRDRYEYQLAETFYNSVIRRVFAVAGVNPAIEFTISDFKIPIIEEKPCPICSAYINAASGRDLDTLIDKILSDFSAQLPFMDRDGDSRRIARAIGDDLSRQGIPVGNISIEMADPVFYRNKGAYLIGRMQAGERIMPLVFCILHINERIFVDAVLLEPAELSILFSFANAYFHVDIASPEEMINFLKSMMPEKRASEIYTSLGYHKHGKAELYRELVRSLGQTDERFEIPPGEEGMVMLVFTISSLNVVFKMIRDQFDYPKKTTPDYIKNRYRLVFRHDRAGRLVDAQEFDHLKFEASRFSETLMEALKEKAAKNIRFQNGQIVIRHLYTERRLTPLDVYIRENPPEAVKDVLIDYGWAVKELAASNIFPGDLFFKNFGVTRWGRVVFYDYDELGLLTDCSFKKIPEPESYEELMSDEPWFSVSENDVFPEEFRKFLHFPDHVRPIFEELHGDLFDVYFWQDMQEKINSGILIHILPYKNHRRFDHQILEASGIYYTRQ is encoded by the coding sequence ATGCCCCCTGACGCCCGCTTCTTTGCCGAATACCTGCTTAAGGCCTTTGACGCCTATCATGAGACTTTTAAGGCCATTACCCGAAAAGCCGGCGAGCGTTTCAGGAACGCGGACTGGCAGGGCATCCGAACCGATGCGGTGGAGCGCCTGCAAATCTATTCCCGCACGGTCGACCGCACGGTTGCCGAAATAAACAACATGATCGGGGATACCGGGCCGGACGAGGCTGCCTGGCGCGCGGTTAAAACCGAATTTATTGAAATCATCAGGGACCGATATGAATACCAGCTTGCCGAGACCTTTTACAATTCGGTCATCCGGCGGGTATTCGCGGTGGCAGGCGTCAATCCGGCGATCGAATTTACGATTTCCGATTTTAAAATCCCGATCATTGAGGAAAAGCCCTGCCCGATCTGTTCTGCCTATATTAACGCGGCGTCGGGCCGCGATCTCGATACGCTCATCGACAAAATCCTTTCGGATTTCAGCGCCCAGCTGCCGTTTATGGACAGGGATGGCGACAGCCGGAGGATCGCCCGGGCGATCGGAGATGACCTGAGCAGACAGGGAATTCCGGTCGGAAATATCAGCATTGAAATGGCCGATCCGGTCTTTTACCGGAACAAAGGCGCCTACCTCATCGGCCGCATGCAGGCCGGCGAACGGATAATGCCGCTGGTGTTCTGTATTTTGCACATTAACGAGCGGATTTTTGTGGATGCCGTGCTGCTGGAACCCGCCGAACTGAGCATCCTGTTCAGCTTTGCCAACGCTTACTTCCATGTGGATATCGCAAGCCCTGAGGAGATGATCAATTTTCTGAAAAGCATGATGCCGGAGAAGCGGGCATCTGAAATCTACACCTCGCTCGGCTACCACAAGCACGGGAAAGCCGAACTTTACCGGGAGCTCGTCCGAAGCCTTGGGCAAACCGATGAGCGGTTTGAAATCCCCCCCGGTGAAGAGGGTATGGTGATGCTCGTATTTACCATTTCGTCCCTTAACGTGGTCTTCAAAATGATCCGGGATCAGTTCGATTATCCCAAAAAAACCACCCCCGATTACATCAAAAATCGCTATCGACTGGTATTCAGGCATGACCGGGCCGGACGGCTGGTGGATGCCCAGGAGTTCGATCATCTGAAATTCGAAGCGTCCCGGTTTTCCGAAACGCTTATGGAGGCGCTTAAAGAGAAGGCGGCGAAAAATATCCGCTTCCAGAACGGGCAGATCGTTATCCGGCACCTCTACACCGAACGTCGGCTGACGCCGCTGGATGTCTATATCCGGGAGAATCCGCCCGAGGCGGTGAAAGACGTGCTCATTGACTATGGCTGGGCCGTCAAGGAGCTGGCGGCTAGCAATATCTTTCCGGGGGATCTGTTTTTCAAAAACTTCGGTGTCACCCGCTGGGGGCGGGTGGTGTTTTATGACTATGACGAATTGGGGCTTCTTACCGACTGCAGCTTCAAAAAAATCCCCGAGCCTGAAAGCTATGAGGAACTCATGTCGGATGAGCCATGGTTTTCGGTATCTGAAAACGATGTATTCCCCGAGGAATTCAGAAAATTTCTGCATTTTCCGGATCATGTGCGACCGATCTTTGAAGAATTGCACGGCGACCTTTTTGATGTTTATTTCTGGCAGGATATGCAGGAAAAGATCAATTCCGGCATCCTGATTCACATCCTGCCCTATAAAAACCACCGCCGCTTTGATCATCAGATTCTCGAGGCCTCAGGCATTTACTACACCCGCCAGTAA
- a CDS encoding saccharopine dehydrogenase NADP-binding domain-containing protein: MSDGNTAQIPEVDMILWGATGFIGSLLAGYLWPRYGATGKIRFALGANSREELEAVRKDLGAGEDLPLIVGDAFDEPFLNEMVKHTKLVVSTVGPYAKLGSALVAACAANGTDYCDLSGEPQWMQRMIDTHQETAAASGARIVHSCGFDSIPSDLGVLFLQNEAKKRFGHFMNQVKLRVKIMRGGASGGTVASILNFIEEARRDPAVAKTAKNPYALAPEGRRTGIRQPNVSTFEYDPDIRNWLAPFVMAAVNTRIVHRTNALMDYAYGREFQYDEAMMMGTGMKGRFRAASLAGVLGAFMAGSAFGPSRALMKKTILPEPGEGPSPEKQEKGFYKLLLIGKDDAGNRLDVNVTGDQDPGYGSTRKMLGESAVCLLKEISKQDVKGGFWTPATAMGEPLIRRLTENAGLTFEVAEAE, from the coding sequence ATGAGCGACGGCAATACCGCACAAATTCCGGAAGTTGACATGATCCTCTGGGGAGCTACCGGCTTTATCGGAAGCCTCCTGGCCGGCTATCTGTGGCCGCGCTACGGTGCCACCGGTAAAATCCGGTTTGCCCTGGGCGCAAACAGCCGGGAAGAGCTTGAGGCGGTCCGCAAAGATCTGGGGGCCGGCGAGGACCTGCCGCTGATTGTGGGGGATGCCTTTGACGAGCCGTTTTTAAATGAGATGGTAAAACACACCAAGCTGGTGGTTTCCACCGTCGGGCCCTATGCTAAGTTGGGATCTGCCCTGGTCGCGGCATGCGCGGCGAACGGCACGGACTACTGCGACCTCTCGGGCGAGCCCCAGTGGATGCAGCGAATGATCGATACCCATCAGGAAACAGCGGCCGCTTCCGGCGCGCGGATTGTCCATTCCTGCGGGTTTGATTCGATTCCCTCGGATCTGGGCGTCTTATTTCTTCAAAACGAAGCCAAAAAACGGTTCGGCCATTTCATGAACCAGGTCAAACTCCGGGTGAAAATCATGCGCGGCGGGGCCAGCGGCGGCACGGTGGCCAGCATTCTGAATTTTATCGAAGAGGCGCGCCGTGATCCGGCGGTGGCCAAAACCGCCAAAAACCCCTATGCATTGGCCCCGGAAGGCCGTCGCACCGGCATCCGCCAGCCCAATGTATCGACCTTTGAGTATGACCCGGACATTCGAAACTGGCTGGCGCCATTTGTCATGGCCGCCGTGAATACCCGGATCGTGCATCGCACCAATGCCTTGATGGACTATGCCTACGGCCGGGAGTTCCAATATGATGAGGCCATGATGATGGGCACCGGCATGAAGGGGCGTTTCCGTGCGGCCTCTCTTGCCGGTGTTTTGGGCGCATTTATGGCGGGCAGCGCGTTTGGGCCGAGCCGGGCGCTGATGAAAAAGACGATTCTGCCGGAACCGGGGGAGGGCCCGTCGCCTGAAAAGCAGGAAAAAGGGTTTTATAAGCTGCTTCTGATCGGAAAAGACGATGCGGGCAATCGACTGGACGTGAATGTCACGGGCGATCAGGACCCGGGCTACGGCTCGACCCGCAAGATGTTAGGCGAAAGTGCCGTCTGCCTGTTAAAAGAGATCTCAAAGCAGGACGTAAAAGGCGGCTTCTGGACGCCGGCTACTGCCATGGGCGAGCCGCTTATCCGTCGCCTCACCGAGAATGCGGGCCTGACTTTCGAAGTGGCGGAAGCCGAATGA